From a single Alkalihalophilus pseudofirmus genomic region:
- a CDS encoding post-transcriptional regulator produces MDKQQFESWRYDVQPALSSKVDEFHFLGYERVTEDQVWACLMYRLRKQKEFIHLHAFVQAILSLKVQDYMTWVTKESYREKNDWFAKETLV; encoded by the coding sequence ATGGATAAACAACAGTTTGAGAGTTGGAGATATGACGTACAGCCTGCTTTATCTTCTAAAGTAGATGAGTTTCATTTTTTAGGGTATGAACGAGTAACAGAAGATCAAGTATGGGCTTGTTTAATGTATCGTCTGCGAAAACAAAAAGAGTTTATTCATCTTCATGCCTTTGTTCAGGCTATTTTATCGTTAAAGGTCCAAGATTACATGACTTGGGTTACAAAAGAAAGCTACCGTGAAAAGAACGATTGGTTTGCAAAAGAAACACTCGTATAG
- the secD gene encoding protein translocase subunit SecD: MVKKGRIIAFFLIVLIFGGLISQTVMGITKEIKLGLDLQGGFEILYQVNPANEGDVIDQSALSATVGALNQRVNVLGVSEPNIQIEGDDRIRVQLAGVDDQQTARDLLSTEANLTFRDVNDEVLLDGSDLQQNGASSSFKDQTNEPIVTLTLRDARLFEDITREISSRLPGENLLVIWLDFEEGVDSYEAEMMSEDPKFLSAASVRQVIPSRDVMIEGNFTVEETRFIAEVLNAGSLPVQLEEMYSNSVGASLGEQAMEKTIYAGFIGIALIFLYMLFYYRFMGVIAVITLSMYIYLVLLVFNWMNAILTLPGIAALILGVGMAVDANIITYERIKEEIRSGKSMMSAFKAGSRRSLSTILDANITTILAAGVLFAYGTSSVQGFAVMLIVSILTSFVTAVYGSRLLLGLWVNSRALNKKPRMFGVKEGEIDEL, translated from the coding sequence ATGGTGAAAAAAGGCCGAATTATTGCTTTTTTTCTCATCGTACTCATCTTCGGGGGGCTGATCAGCCAGACGGTTATGGGAATTACGAAGGAAATCAAGCTTGGACTAGACCTTCAAGGCGGGTTTGAAATTTTATATCAAGTCAATCCTGCAAATGAAGGAGATGTGATTGATCAATCAGCACTTAGTGCAACGGTAGGTGCGTTGAACCAGCGTGTAAATGTACTCGGTGTATCAGAGCCGAACATTCAAATTGAAGGTGATGATCGTATTCGTGTTCAGTTAGCGGGTGTTGATGACCAGCAAACGGCACGTGATCTTTTATCTACAGAAGCAAATTTAACATTTCGTGATGTAAATGATGAAGTGCTTTTAGACGGAAGTGACTTGCAGCAAAACGGGGCAAGCTCTTCATTTAAAGACCAGACGAATGAGCCGATTGTCACGCTCACATTACGAGATGCACGGTTATTTGAAGACATAACAAGGGAGATATCAAGCAGGCTTCCTGGTGAAAATTTATTAGTGATCTGGCTTGATTTTGAAGAAGGGGTGGACTCTTACGAAGCAGAGATGATGAGTGAGGATCCGAAATTCTTATCCGCTGCCTCTGTCAGACAAGTCATCCCATCAAGAGATGTTATGATCGAAGGGAATTTTACAGTTGAGGAAACTCGCTTTATTGCTGAAGTATTAAATGCAGGGTCTTTGCCTGTTCAGCTAGAAGAAATGTATTCGAATTCAGTAGGGGCTTCTCTTGGGGAACAGGCAATGGAGAAGACGATCTATGCCGGATTTATTGGGATTGCGTTAATCTTTTTATACATGCTTTTCTATTATCGTTTTATGGGTGTGATCGCTGTGATTACCCTAAGCATGTACATTTATCTAGTACTTCTTGTGTTTAACTGGATGAATGCGATTTTAACACTCCCTGGGATTGCTGCGTTAATTTTAGGTGTTGGTATGGCTGTTGATGCAAATATCATCACGTACGAGCGAATTAAAGAAGAAATTCGCTCAGGTAAATCGATGATGTCGGCATTCAAAGCAGGCAGCCGTCGTTCGTTATCAACAATTCTCGATGCCAATATTACAACGATTCTTGCAGCAGGTGTTCTATTTGCATATGGGACAAGCTCGGTTCAAGGGTTCGCAGTAATGTTAATTGTAAGTATTTTAACAAGCTTTGTTACAGCTGTGTATGGTTCGCGTCTATTGCTCGGATTATGGGTGAACAGTCGTGCACTGAATAAGAAGCCGCGCATGTTTGGTGTGAAAGAAGGTGAAATCGATGAGCTTTAA
- the secF gene encoding protein translocase subunit SecF, which produces MSFNFQNREIDFVQHRKKFFTFSLAAMLIGVILLLTMGLNLGIDFESGSQVEILAEEPLTAEQVEAEFAQIGSGYTPDDITLGGDRNEMATARFIGVLDAGEIAEIQSYFSENFGAEPNIGTVSPTVGQELARNALISVLIASVGIIIYVTIRFEFLYGVAAIVALLHDAFFIIAVFSLLQIQVNVPFIAAVLTIVGYSINDTIVTFDRIRENMKLTKRVKDFNDLAAVVNKSLVQTLARSINTVLTVVFAAAALFIFGGEAIRSFALALLIGLVAGTYSSMFLASQLWLIWKSKQLKKQKFKSKPQPEEEPTV; this is translated from the coding sequence ATGAGCTTTAATTTTCAAAACCGCGAGATTGATTTTGTTCAGCATCGTAAAAAATTCTTTACGTTCTCGCTTGCTGCTATGCTCATTGGTGTCATCCTTTTGCTGACGATGGGGTTGAATTTAGGAATTGACTTTGAAAGTGGATCTCAAGTGGAGATTCTTGCTGAAGAGCCGCTTACAGCAGAGCAAGTGGAAGCAGAATTTGCTCAAATTGGTTCAGGATATACGCCTGATGACATTACATTAGGCGGAGATCGTAATGAAATGGCTACAGCACGCTTTATCGGTGTGCTTGATGCAGGTGAGATTGCAGAAATTCAATCGTATTTTTCCGAGAATTTCGGGGCTGAGCCAAATATTGGCACAGTATCTCCTACAGTAGGGCAAGAGCTTGCTCGTAATGCGTTAATTTCTGTATTAATTGCTTCTGTCGGGATTATCATCTACGTAACGATTCGATTTGAATTTTTATATGGGGTTGCTGCGATTGTGGCACTCTTGCATGATGCATTCTTTATTATTGCGGTATTCAGTTTACTGCAGATTCAAGTGAATGTTCCTTTTATAGCAGCCGTATTAACGATTGTCGGTTATTCCATTAATGATACAATTGTTACCTTTGACCGAATTCGTGAGAACATGAAGCTAACAAAACGAGTGAAGGATTTTAATGATCTTGCAGCTGTTGTAAACAAAAGCCTCGTGCAGACGCTTGCTCGTTCAATTAACACCGTATTAACAGTCGTATTTGCAGCTGCTGCCTTATTTATATTTGGCGGGGAAGCGATTCGATCATTTGCGCTTGCTTTATTAATCGGGCTTGTAGCTGGGACCTACTCATCTATGTTCCTCGCTTCACAGTTATGGTTGATCTGGAAGTCAAAACAACTAAAAAAACAAAAGTTTAAGAGTAAACCTCAGCCAGAAGAAGAGCCGACTGTTTAG
- a CDS encoding cation diffusion facilitator family transporter, whose protein sequence is MEEADIRYRKVRFAAWVGIIGNIILAIIKAVIGFMANSRALIADAAHSASDVVGSVVVLIGVRAAKLPPDEDHPYGHGKAESVAAIIVAVLLFIVSFEIALSAIKSFFEPVVVPKMIAIYAVLFSIVTKEIMFRYKYQLGKKYKSEALMTDAWHHRSDVFSSLAALIGIGAAILGGMLNISWLVYGDAIASAFVAILIGKMAYSLGKQSIHNALDHVLHEEDTIEMKKAAAEVPGVLNIDEFYAREHGHYVIIDIKIGVNPNITVEEGHTIGKNVKLRLLEEKHVQDVLVHINPYREKE, encoded by the coding sequence ATGGAAGAAGCAGATATTCGGTACCGTAAAGTACGCTTTGCTGCTTGGGTAGGGATTATAGGAAATATCATACTTGCGATTATTAAAGCGGTTATTGGATTTATGGCTAACAGCCGAGCGCTCATTGCTGATGCTGCACATTCTGCATCCGATGTTGTGGGATCTGTGGTCGTTTTAATTGGCGTCCGCGCAGCAAAACTACCGCCGGATGAAGATCATCCATATGGTCATGGGAAAGCGGAATCTGTAGCAGCCATTATAGTGGCGGTTCTTTTATTTATCGTGAGTTTTGAAATTGCGCTTAGTGCAATAAAGTCCTTCTTTGAGCCCGTTGTGGTACCGAAGATGATTGCGATCTATGCGGTGCTGTTTTCGATCGTTACAAAAGAAATTATGTTTCGATATAAGTATCAGCTGGGTAAAAAGTATAAGAGTGAAGCTTTAATGACAGATGCCTGGCATCACCGTTCAGATGTATTCTCATCGCTGGCTGCTCTTATCGGTATTGGTGCTGCTATTTTAGGTGGTATGCTCAATATTTCTTGGCTTGTATACGGGGATGCGATAGCGAGTGCGTTTGTGGCCATCTTAATTGGGAAAATGGCTTACAGCTTAGGGAAACAATCGATTCATAATGCATTAGACCATGTTCTTCACGAAGAAGATACGATCGAAATGAAAAAAGCAGCAGCTGAAGTTCCGGGTGTATTAAATATTGATGAGTTTTATGCTCGTGAACACGGTCATTATGTCATTATCGATATAAAAATTGGTGTTAACCCGAACATAACTGTTGAAGAAGGCCATACGATAGGGAAAAATGTAAAGTTAAGGTTATTAGAAGAAAAGCATGTGCAAGATGTTCTCGTTCATATTAATCCATATAGAGAAAAAGAATAA
- a CDS encoding LapA family protein, producing MRGQWNIILGLLVAIIIAIFAVINVEGVRVNYLFGTAEWPLILVILGSVFMGAIVAGALGMVKIYRLQAELKKLKTLKGHQESAVKTESSIDKVEEDENTVIKDTTLDQDPK from the coding sequence ATGAGGGGACAATGGAATATTATCTTAGGTTTGTTAGTTGCTATTATTATTGCAATCTTTGCAGTCATTAATGTAGAAGGCGTCCGGGTGAATTATCTATTTGGTACAGCAGAATGGCCGTTAATTCTCGTTATTTTAGGTTCTGTATTTATGGGGGCCATTGTAGCAGGTGCACTTGGAATGGTTAAAATCTACCGTCTTCAAGCCGAGCTTAAAAAACTGAAGACGTTAAAGGGCCATCAAGAGTCAGCCGTTAAAACGGAATCTTCTATTGACAAAGTGGAAGAAGACGAGAATACCGTCATTAAAGACACAACCTTAGATCAAGATCCCAAATAA
- the recJ gene encoding single-stranded-DNA-specific exonuclease RecJ, translating into MLRPKARWKIQEQDEHKAGRLVSELGVDELVAQLLVNRGIETPEAARTFLYTKEMTYHDPYLLKGMDKAVARIKEAIANQEKILIFGDYDADGVSSTSVMIYTLNELGAVFDYYIPNRFTEGYGPNEPALRRAKEEGYSLVVTVDTGISAVHEANVAKEIDLDFIVTDHHEAPPVLPEAYAIVNPKQPDCTYPFKGLAGVGVAFKVSQALLGRIPKELLDIVVIGTIADLVPLIDENRLMAKEGLKALESTSKPGLRALMKVCGIGQDALTGDHVGFGIGPRINAAGRLDSADPAVELMITNDSNEAEHLAAEIDSFNKQRQSIVNTITEEAVEVVESKYPPDENDVLIIAGAGWNAGVIGIVASRLVERFYRPTIVLSIDEEKGLAKGSARSIEGFDMFKELSKSRDILPHFGGHPMAAGLTMKESDLNLLRERLNNQAKEVLTEEDFKPLTKIDLSTTVDRISLTVIKQLEALAPFGVNNPTPKVMLEGVHIDQMRRIGSESNHLKMSFVQNGASLDGIGFHLGHLHDEISQTAKLSAIGTLSINEWNGHVKPQMMLEDLAVKEWQLFDWRSIKQKRLEDRLMEIPIDDRVLIFFKESTKEELGLQLDDLRKASDLTEMSGGFEGKYVVLLDVPNTREELSLLFKEQGTPSRIYTIFHQQDDSFFTTNPNRDQFKWFYAFLLKRKTFDVKKHGTDLAKHKGWSRHTIDFMSQVFLELGFVTIDNGVLSLSDAPEKKALDASITYQRKQEQAQIENQFVYSSYEELKQWFNRVIPRNEIDERQIKETV; encoded by the coding sequence ATGTTAAGACCTAAGGCAAGATGGAAAATCCAAGAACAAGATGAACATAAAGCAGGTAGGCTTGTAAGCGAGCTGGGCGTTGATGAACTTGTTGCCCAATTATTAGTTAATCGAGGCATAGAGACACCAGAAGCTGCGAGAACTTTTTTATATACAAAGGAAATGACGTACCATGATCCCTATTTGTTAAAGGGTATGGACAAGGCTGTGGCACGAATTAAAGAAGCCATTGCAAACCAAGAGAAGATCTTAATATTTGGTGACTATGATGCGGACGGTGTAAGCAGCACCTCTGTTATGATTTACACGTTAAATGAACTTGGTGCTGTGTTTGATTATTATATTCCTAATCGGTTCACAGAAGGCTACGGGCCTAATGAGCCGGCTTTGAGGCGTGCGAAAGAAGAGGGGTATTCCTTAGTCGTAACAGTAGATACAGGGATTTCTGCTGTTCACGAGGCGAATGTCGCAAAAGAGATTGATCTTGATTTTATTGTGACCGACCATCATGAGGCCCCTCCAGTTTTGCCAGAGGCATATGCTATCGTAAACCCGAAGCAGCCAGATTGTACGTATCCTTTTAAAGGATTAGCTGGTGTAGGGGTTGCGTTCAAAGTGTCACAAGCACTCCTCGGCAGAATTCCTAAAGAGCTGCTTGATATTGTTGTTATCGGAACGATTGCTGATCTAGTACCGCTGATTGATGAGAATCGTTTAATGGCTAAAGAAGGACTGAAGGCCCTAGAATCAACATCGAAGCCAGGGTTGCGTGCTTTGATGAAAGTGTGTGGAATTGGTCAGGATGCCTTAACGGGCGATCATGTCGGCTTTGGAATTGGACCGCGGATCAATGCTGCAGGAAGACTTGATTCAGCTGATCCGGCAGTAGAGTTGATGATTACGAATGATTCAAATGAAGCGGAACACCTAGCTGCTGAAATTGATTCTTTTAATAAACAACGTCAATCGATTGTTAATACGATTACTGAAGAAGCAGTCGAGGTCGTAGAATCTAAGTATCCTCCAGATGAGAATGATGTGTTGATCATTGCAGGAGCCGGCTGGAATGCAGGTGTTATTGGGATTGTTGCCTCACGCCTTGTTGAGCGTTTCTATCGTCCGACAATCGTATTAAGTATTGACGAAGAAAAAGGGTTAGCCAAAGGTTCAGCGAGGAGTATTGAAGGCTTTGATATGTTTAAAGAATTATCGAAAAGCCGAGATATCCTGCCTCATTTTGGAGGACATCCAATGGCGGCTGGATTGACAATGAAAGAATCTGATCTTAATTTACTGCGTGAACGTTTAAATAATCAGGCGAAGGAAGTTCTAACTGAGGAAGACTTTAAGCCGCTTACGAAGATCGATTTATCCACAACGGTAGACCGCATCTCCTTAACGGTGATTAAGCAGTTAGAAGCTCTAGCTCCTTTTGGAGTGAATAATCCAACACCAAAAGTGATGCTTGAAGGAGTTCATATCGATCAGATGCGCCGTATTGGCAGTGAGTCTAATCATCTAAAAATGTCTTTTGTTCAAAACGGAGCGAGTCTTGATGGGATTGGCTTTCATTTAGGGCATTTACATGATGAAATCAGTCAGACGGCAAAGCTCTCTGCGATTGGAACTCTTTCCATCAATGAATGGAATGGACATGTAAAACCGCAGATGATGCTTGAAGATCTTGCAGTTAAGGAATGGCAGCTTTTTGACTGGCGCAGTATTAAACAAAAGAGGTTAGAAGATCGATTGATGGAAATTCCGATTGATGACCGTGTACTTATTTTCTTCAAAGAATCCACGAAAGAAGAGCTCGGACTCCAGCTGGATGACTTGAGAAAAGCGAGTGATCTGACGGAGATGAGCGGAGGCTTTGAAGGGAAGTATGTGGTATTATTAGATGTGCCTAATACTCGAGAAGAGCTTTCTCTTTTATTTAAAGAACAAGGAACACCTAGCAGGATTTATACTATTTTTCATCAACAGGACGATTCGTTTTTTACGACAAATCCAAATCGTGATCAATTTAAATGGTTCTATGCTTTTTTATTAAAGCGTAAAACATTCGATGTGAAAAAACATGGAACAGACCTTGCTAAGCATAAAGGCTGGTCTAGACATACGATCGATTTTATGTCCCAGGTGTTTTTAGAGCTCGGTTTTGTTACAATAGACAATGGCGTTCTATCTCTAAGTGATGCACCAGAGAAAAAAGCGCTCGATGCGTCAATTACGTATCAACGAAAACAAGAGCAAGCACAAATAGAAAATCAATTCGTTTATTCTTCTTATGAGGAATTAAAGCAATGGTTCAATCGCGTGATTCCCCGAAATGAAATAGATGAACGACAAATCAAGGAGACGGTGTAA
- a CDS encoding adenine phosphoribosyltransferase, protein MDFKQYITIVENYPKEGIRFKDITTLMQDGAAYKAAIDEMAEFAKDKEVDLVVGPEARGFVVGCPIAYSLGTGFVPVRKAGKLPREVISVDYGLEYGKDSLTIHRDSIKKGQRVLIADDLLATGGTIEATIKMVEELGGIVVGIAFMIELDYLDGREKLKGHDIFSLMTYK, encoded by the coding sequence ATGGATTTTAAACAGTATATTACAATTGTAGAAAACTACCCTAAAGAAGGTATTCGCTTTAAAGATATTACGACCTTGATGCAAGATGGTGCAGCATACAAAGCGGCTATTGATGAAATGGCAGAATTTGCAAAAGATAAAGAAGTCGATCTTGTTGTTGGGCCTGAAGCTCGTGGCTTTGTTGTTGGTTGTCCAATTGCCTACTCTCTAGGAACTGGATTTGTTCCTGTACGTAAAGCAGGAAAGCTTCCGCGTGAAGTGATCTCAGTTGATTATGGTTTAGAGTATGGTAAAGACAGCTTGACGATCCACCGTGATTCTATTAAAAAAGGGCAGCGCGTACTGATTGCTGATGACTTGCTTGCTACAGGTGGTACCATTGAAGCAACAATTAAAATGGTTGAAGAACTAGGCGGGATTGTTGTTGGAATCGCGTTCATGATTGAACTTGATTACCTAGATGGCCGTGAGAAACTTAAAGGCCATGACATTTTCTCATTAATGACGTATAAATAA
- a CDS encoding RelA/SpoT family protein: protein MTIDQVLEKASQYLSEDDIAFLRKAYEYAEKSHSGQYRKSGEPYILHPIQVAGIIVELELDPNTVAAAFLHDVVEDTEVTVEEISAEFNEQVAMLVDGVTKLKKFKYKSKEEQQAENHRKMLVAMAKDIRVILIKLADRLHNMRTLKYMPPEKQRVTSNETLEIFAPLAHRLGISTIKWELEDTALRYLDPQQYYRIVNLMKRKRAEREQYLSQVMDTINEHLTDVKVNAELSGRPKHIYSIYRKMVLQNKQFNEIYDLLAVRIIVKNIKDCYAVLGVIHTCWKPMPGRFKDYIAMPKANMYQSLHTTVVGPFGDPLEVQIRTEEMHRVAEFGVAAHWAYKEGKSSGSSKDSFEDKLTWFRDIIESQNETNDAQEFMESLKMDLFSDMVFVFTPKGDVLDLPRGSVPLDFAYRIHSEIGNRCIGAKVNGKMVPLDHELKTGDIVEVMTSKHSYGPSQDWIKITQSSHAKNKIKQWFKKERREENIEKGREIVEKEIRALDFEPKEVLTEENIQLVANKFSFAGEEDMFAAAGYGGISAKQIVNRMTEKLRKQLDQEQEEQSLQEAISEIPSFTPKKKASSGVRVKGVDNLLIRLSRCCTPVPGDDIIGYITKGRGVSIHRADCANVNTEEAKTRLLPVEWEGDHQQSKSYNVDIEITGFDRNGLLNEVLQAVTESRTMINAVSGKSDHRNKVATINMTILIQNIDHLHKVVEKIKHLQDIYSVRRIMH, encoded by the coding sequence ATGACCATAGATCAAGTGTTAGAAAAAGCAAGTCAATATCTTAGTGAAGATGACATTGCTTTTTTACGTAAAGCATACGAGTATGCTGAGAAATCTCATAGCGGGCAGTACCGGAAATCTGGCGAGCCCTACATTTTACACCCAATTCAAGTTGCAGGAATTATAGTGGAACTTGAATTAGACCCTAATACAGTAGCTGCTGCTTTTTTACATGATGTGGTAGAAGATACTGAGGTAACTGTAGAAGAAATTTCCGCAGAATTTAACGAGCAAGTTGCTATGCTTGTTGATGGGGTAACCAAACTTAAAAAATTTAAGTATAAATCAAAAGAAGAACAGCAGGCGGAAAATCACCGTAAAATGCTTGTCGCTATGGCAAAAGACATTAGAGTGATTTTGATTAAACTTGCTGATCGTCTTCATAATATGCGAACTCTAAAATACATGCCGCCTGAAAAGCAGCGAGTCACGTCAAATGAAACACTCGAAATCTTTGCGCCGCTGGCTCATAGACTAGGTATCTCGACAATTAAGTGGGAGCTTGAGGATACGGCCTTGCGTTACTTAGATCCGCAGCAGTATTACCGCATCGTTAACTTGATGAAGCGCAAGCGAGCGGAGCGTGAACAGTATTTATCACAAGTAATGGACACAATCAATGAACACTTAACTGATGTCAAAGTGAATGCGGAGTTATCCGGCCGACCGAAGCATATTTACAGCATTTATCGTAAAATGGTGCTTCAAAACAAGCAGTTTAATGAAATTTATGATCTCTTAGCTGTTCGCATCATCGTAAAGAATATTAAAGATTGCTATGCTGTACTCGGGGTCATTCATACGTGCTGGAAACCGATGCCTGGAAGATTTAAAGATTATATCGCGATGCCTAAAGCCAATATGTATCAATCTCTGCATACAACCGTTGTTGGACCATTCGGTGATCCTCTCGAGGTTCAAATACGTACAGAAGAAATGCACCGCGTTGCTGAATTCGGGGTAGCGGCTCACTGGGCATATAAAGAAGGAAAATCTTCAGGTTCGTCTAAAGACTCATTTGAGGACAAACTTACTTGGTTCCGTGACATTATTGAATCGCAAAACGAAACAAATGATGCACAAGAATTTATGGAATCCCTAAAAATGGACTTATTTAGTGACATGGTCTTCGTATTTACTCCAAAGGGAGATGTGCTTGACCTTCCGCGTGGGTCCGTGCCGCTTGATTTTGCGTATCGTATTCATAGTGAGATCGGCAACCGTTGTATTGGGGCCAAAGTAAATGGCAAAATGGTGCCGCTTGATCATGAATTGAAAACAGGAGATATCGTCGAAGTGATGACTTCTAAGCATTCCTATGGCCCTAGCCAGGATTGGATAAAGATCACTCAATCTTCTCACGCGAAAAATAAAATTAAGCAATGGTTTAAAAAAGAACGCCGCGAAGAGAATATCGAAAAGGGACGCGAAATCGTTGAAAAGGAAATTCGTGCCCTCGATTTTGAACCAAAAGAGGTATTGACGGAAGAAAATATTCAACTGGTTGCCAATAAATTCAGTTTTGCAGGCGAAGAAGACATGTTTGCTGCAGCTGGGTATGGCGGGATTAGTGCTAAACAAATTGTTAATCGAATGACCGAGAAATTACGTAAGCAGCTAGACCAAGAGCAAGAAGAGCAGTCTCTGCAAGAAGCTATATCAGAGATTCCTTCTTTTACACCTAAGAAGAAAGCAAGCTCAGGCGTACGTGTAAAAGGTGTGGACAACCTGCTTATTCGTCTATCTCGCTGTTGTACACCCGTACCTGGTGATGACATCATCGGCTATATTACTAAAGGCCGCGGTGTCTCTATCCACCGAGCTGATTGTGCGAATGTGAACACAGAAGAAGCGAAAACTCGTCTTTTGCCTGTTGAGTGGGAAGGCGATCATCAGCAGTCAAAATCGTATAACGTAGACATTGAAATTACTGGTTTTGACCGCAATGGTTTATTAAATGAGGTATTACAAGCTGTTACGGAATCAAGAACGATGATTAACGCGGTGTCAGGAAAGAGTGATCACCGCAATAAAGTGGCGACGATTAATATGACGATCTTAATTCAAAATATTGATCATCTCCATAAAGTAGTGGAAAAGATTAAACATTTACAAGATATCTATTCTGTACGCCGAATTATGCATTAA
- the dtd gene encoding D-aminoacyl-tRNA deacylase has translation MRVVLQRSKEASVTVADEVVGKINSGLVLLVGITHEDTNEDVEYVADKVVNLRIFEDENGKMNHSLKDKEGEILSISQFTLYGDCKKGRRPNFMDAAKPDIAKERYDYFNQVLRDKGIHVETGTFGAMMDVSLTNDGPVTLIVESK, from the coding sequence GTGCGAGTCGTATTACAACGATCGAAGGAAGCTTCAGTTACAGTAGCAGATGAAGTAGTGGGTAAAATTAATTCTGGCTTAGTGTTGCTAGTTGGAATCACACATGAGGATACGAATGAAGATGTAGAATATGTAGCGGACAAAGTCGTTAACCTCCGTATTTTTGAGGATGAAAATGGGAAGATGAATCATTCTCTTAAAGACAAAGAAGGAGAGATTTTATCGATCTCTCAATTTACTCTTTACGGCGACTGTAAAAAAGGCCGTCGTCCAAACTTTATGGATGCGGCAAAGCCTGATATAGCAAAAGAGCGCTATGATTATTTCAACCAAGTTCTTCGTGATAAAGGGATCCATGTAGAAACAGGAACATTCGGAGCAATGATGGATGTTTCTCTAACAAATGATGGACCTGTCACTTTAATTGTGGAAAGTAAATAA
- the hisS gene encoding histidine--tRNA ligase: MSMQIPRGTQDLLPGEIEIWQYIEQKSKEICSRYNYKEIRTPIFEHTEVFARGVGETTDIVQKEMYTFTDRGERSLTLRPEGTAGVVRSFVGNKLYGEASQPTKLFYTGPMFRYERPQAGRMRQFVQFGVEALGSADPAIDAEVLALVMSIYYELGLTDIKLVLNSLGDKESREAHRDALINHFKPSIGEFCSDCQNRLEKNPLRILDCKKDREHPLMQTAPSIHDYYTEESAAYFKEVKQHLDQMNLPYVVDPTLVRGLDYYNHTAFEVMAEGEGFGAITTLCGGGRYNGLVQEFGGPETPGIGFAFSIERLIMALKAQGKVPDFGNQLDCFLVTLGDAAKAKSVELLYQLRQAGIRCDKDYLDKKMKAQFKAADRLNVRYTAILGDNELNENRINVKNMETGEQVEVALDTFITYMKEQVEGGK, translated from the coding sequence ATGAGTATGCAAATACCACGCGGTACGCAAGATTTATTACCAGGTGAAATTGAAATTTGGCAATATATCGAGCAAAAATCAAAAGAAATATGCAGCCGCTATAATTACAAAGAAATTCGCACTCCGATCTTTGAACATACTGAAGTGTTCGCGCGTGGAGTAGGGGAAACAACAGATATTGTTCAAAAGGAAATGTACACATTCACTGACCGCGGCGAGCGCAGTTTGACTCTTCGTCCTGAAGGAACAGCTGGAGTTGTGCGCTCTTTTGTAGGGAACAAACTATACGGAGAAGCGAGTCAGCCGACAAAACTATTTTATACTGGTCCAATGTTCCGTTATGAAAGACCGCAAGCAGGCCGCATGCGCCAGTTCGTACAATTTGGAGTAGAAGCGTTAGGCAGTGCAGATCCGGCCATCGATGCAGAAGTTCTAGCATTAGTAATGAGCATCTATTATGAGCTTGGCTTAACAGATATCAAACTTGTGTTAAACAGTTTAGGAGATAAAGAAAGCCGTGAAGCTCACAGAGACGCACTGATCAATCACTTTAAGCCTAGCATCGGTGAATTTTGTTCAGATTGCCAAAACCGCTTAGAGAAGAATCCATTGCGTATTCTTGATTGTAAAAAAGACCGTGAGCATCCATTAATGCAAACAGCTCCTTCTATTCATGACTACTATACAGAAGAGTCTGCTGCTTATTTCAAAGAAGTGAAGCAGCATCTTGATCAAATGAATCTGCCTTACGTAGTAGATCCAACATTAGTGCGCGGTTTGGATTACTATAATCATACTGCTTTTGAAGTAATGGCTGAAGGAGAAGGATTCGGAGCCATTACAACATTATGCGGCGGCGGAAGATACAATGGCCTTGTACAAGAGTTTGGCGGCCCAGAAACACCAGGAATCGGCTTTGCCTTCAGTATTGAACGATTGATCATGGCGTTAAAGGCACAAGGGAAGGTCCCTGATTTTGGTAATCAGCTTGATTGTTTCCTTGTTACTCTTGGTGATGCGGCCAAAGCGAAGTCAGTTGAGCTTTTGTATCAGTTACGACAAGCGGGGATTCGCTGTGACAAAGATTACTTAGATAAAAAAATGAAGGCACAGTTTAAAGCTGCAGATCGCCTAAACGTACGCTATACAGCGATTCTTGGTGATAATGAGCTTAATGAAAATCGAATTAATGTGAAAAATATGGAAACAGGCGAACAGGTCGAGGTTGCACTCGATACTTTTATCACATACATGAAAGAGCAAGTTGAGGGAGGCAAATAA